Proteins from a genomic interval of Medicago truncatula cultivar Jemalong A17 chromosome 3, MtrunA17r5.0-ANR, whole genome shotgun sequence:
- the LOC120579500 gene encoding protein FAR1-RELATED SEQUENCE 5-like — translation MEFSTEEKAIKFYKAYARFNGFVVRKDDVVKDHEGKMVPRRLLCNKVGKSETKNKKNEDSIRQTMRTGCHARLRVAYDFIEKIWKVTNFVPNHNHESCPPNLVHLIPNYRKLSESDKQIVSGLHSQGVRTCHILGFLMGQKGGHENLGFIKKDLYNFTDHEGRVRIEGGDTFATLSYFQDDRRLENIFWADSASRLDYECFGDVVLFDATYKKNRYNKPLVILTGYNHHGETTIFACALISDEKIETYKWVLNMFSKAMYEKHPKTIVTDGDKSMRKAVRVVFPNSRHRLCSWHLHQNARVHVKDPKFLEEFNKLIYSNYTPEQFESAWKRVVDSYGVPKNKWVIKTYKLKRMWASSYMRDHFVCRVRTTSICEGVNSFIRKYKNSLVDFLHNFERAVKDYRHNELLADFKSFYYKPVLTTSLPRFEREASEIFTFKKFL, via the exons ATGGAGTTTAGCACAGAGGAAAAAgctataaaattttacaaagccTATGCTCGTTTCAATGGGTTTGTCGTAAGAAAGGACGATGTGGTAAAGGATCACGAGGGAAAAATGGTTCCGCGACGATTACTTTGCAATAAAGTGGGAAAGAGTGAAactaaaaataagaagaatgaaGATAGTATTAGGCAAACCATGCGAACTGGATGTCATGCTAGACTTCGAGTAGCCTATGATTTCATTGAGAAGATTTGGAAAGTTACTAATTTTGTGCCCAATCACAACCATGAATCATGTCCTCCAAATCTTGTCCATTTGATTCCGAATTATAGGAAATTGAGTGAATCAGATAAACAGATTGTCAGTGGTTTGCATTCTCAAGGTGTAAGAACATGTCATATACTAGGTTTTTTAATGGGCCAAAAAGGAGGGCATGAAAATCTTGGATTTATCAAAAAGGATTTATATAACTTCACTGATCATGAAGGAAGGGTTAGAATTGAAGGTGGGGATACTTTTGCTACTTTGAGTTATTTTCAGG ATGATAGAcggttagaaaatatattttgggcAGATTCTGCAAGCAGGCTTGATTATGAATGTTTTGGCGATGTGGTTCTCTTTGACGCCACTTATAAAAAGAACAGGTATAACAAGCCGCTTGTAATTTTAACAGGATACAACCACCATGGTGAAACGACCATTTTTGCATGTGCTTTAATTTCTGATGAAAAAATAGAGACATATAAGTgggtgttaaatatgttttcaaaGGCCATGTACGAAAAACATCCAAAAACGATTGTTACTGATGGAGATAAATCAATGAGGAAAGCTGTTAGAGTAGTATTTCCAAATTCAAGGCATCGCCTTTGTTCATGGCATCTACATCAAAATGCTCGTGTGCATGTAAAAGATCCCAAATTCTTAGAAGAGTTCAACAAACTCATATATTCTAATTACACACCTGAACAATTTGAGTCTGCGTGGAAGAGGGTTGTTGACAGTTATGGTGTACCAAAGAATAAGTGGGTGattaaaacatataaattgAAGCGAATGTGGGCAAGTTCATACATGCGAGACCATTTTGTGTGTAGAGTTAGAACAACATCGATATGTGAAGGTGTGAATTCATTTATCAGGAAGTACAAAAATAGCCTTGTTgattttctgcataattttgaAAGAGCTGTCAAAGACTACAGACATAATGAATTATTGGCTGATTTcaaatcattttattataaaCCTGTGTTGACAACTTCCTTGCCTAGATTTGAGCGTGAAGCTTCAGAAATATTCACTTTTAAAAAGTTCCTATAA